In Juglans microcarpa x Juglans regia isolate MS1-56 chromosome 8D, Jm3101_v1.0, whole genome shotgun sequence, the following are encoded in one genomic region:
- the LOC121242229 gene encoding uncharacterized protein LOC121242229, protein MVIPTLQATENAMSTHKAHLQVLAPQGPRRACRWVPPEHGILKLNVDGAVFANQRSAGVGLILRNAKAKIIFLASKKENKVNDPIEIEMLAILRGLQFCFPLGISHLVIESDSFLMMNEVESENTSRSLHDNLVQQIKQLMLRFPICSIQHNSHLGNGVAHGLAKFAWNIDDLITWWGSYPKRIAQVIWSDSML, encoded by the coding sequence ATGGTCATACCTACTCTACAAGCTACAGAAAATGCCATGTCCACCCACAAGGCTCACTTGCAGGTTCTTGCTCCTCAAGGACCTAGGAGAGCTTGTCGATGGGTGCCTCCTGAACATGGAATTCTAAAGCTAAATGTGGACGGGGCTGTGTTTGCAAACCAGAGGAGTGCAGGAGTGGGTCTTATTCTCAGAAATGCAAAGGCTAAAATCATCTTCTTGGCtagtaaaaaggaaaacaaagtaAATGACCCAATTGAAATAGAGATGCTAGCAATTTTGAGAGGTCTCCAGTTTTGCTTTCCCCTTGGAATTTCACACTTGGTTATTGAAAGTGACTCCTTTCTTATGATGAATGAAGTGGAAAGTGAAAATACATCAAGATCTCTCCACGACAATCTGGTGCAGCAGATTAAACAACTAATGTTGAGATTTCCTATTTGCTCTATTCAACACAATAGCCATTTAGGCAATGGTGTAGCTCATGGGTTGGCTAAATTTGCATGGAATATAGATGATTTGATAACTTGGTGGGGCTCTTATCCCAAACGTATTGCCCAAGTTATTTGGTCAGATTCTATGTTGTAA